The Oryzias latipes chromosome 1, ASM223467v1 genome contains a region encoding:
- the pcm1 gene encoding pericentriolar material 1 protein isoform X3, producing the protein MATGGPPFDDGEEDLHNWTVTSSSLDDRLNNMDWGVQQKKANRSSDKNKKKLSAAVVESRLTNDISPESTPGAGRRRAHTPHSFPHIKYTTQMSVPDQAELEKLRQRINFTDMDERSIGSDSQGRVTAANNQRQFAGEAKKPHNFLPLHVNTNKSKELLHPSASAPTTPVISKEVKKQSPGLREKLTPLVLSKEATRLGSGDKERRLPSQREYGGEDVKLDSSQVVSKLVQIRDYIGKLSSVRDEMVEKNDVPAKVERLSSFIEHLREKEKSCLRLLQKMLAQEVDDCDMGTLESAVGSGSLAESASVNIEVLSSEVSNAADIRPEAASADQREELENLRKQHELLKKMLEQQEQLRALQGRQEALMAMQHSTEQALALTEDNVVTETTGSISGLSITSELNEELNELIQRFHNQLHDSQTKAVPDNRRQAQSLSLSREVCWSRSPLAVGAPQHRPLLHSASGPHAGLDSGASAASAKLTKLQELQDKKQTMDKILRELHSLRDQTLNNNSCRGSSAQHSPGAQGSSECPSALFSNGALASTSFQPSFSQQQDGSNSADKLRKLKEVHKRLNELRELVQYYEQTSDMMVDAVNENVKDADEEEDETEEGSIFEATFDSEQENQEPVTNIRNSQRSRNWTDLNSLANRCSIRAATNNQDSRLNTNCEINNRTAANRHALNIPAAIECQYNRDIPYSEVRDDDGEEECACNDGAARAVVPDSVSESSRRSSLGNDAGFPQKVHRQSAKQKLRQLQELVAMVQSDDTDGTTANEDEAMHQQPNNTRATFGSGSKQSPRDLAFSSKAREKLYEEKLRQQKEELKQLHEERQRLIEIQNKIQDLQWACPDLQSSVSSTASQQGLLRKAPVMVSTPAAVKVTSSGQKTNLAVLKPAAPEAPAASATDDGQLWSEMRRRQIMREDLRQRRKHLESLMAEHQRRNGFADSSCPIEDHEENATPSLSVSRDERTMATWGSSPCHLDNNEEDDDDGHDAGETDEYHSELGAEEEDEEEEVEECTESSSDDDLPLFSPNRNQGSYTNKENQGSNLKPPAAFSGESDVQLHNKTKTKPQTRSFNQSSSQHGGVRRQENLRWASELSVAEGTSQWKEQVNHLQRQLDFSSGMCQTLLQDQQTLSFMLQSLLTGQYSVLPNNRSSPQVQLVMHQLNQCYTQLAWQQNNIQRLKQVLNDLLGQQLPPSSSAAAWQTQKRGSAQESSCGPSASPGVSLPFSSTLHPSANNMPAPPMSPFPSTFTLFPPFPSTLGGFLQEPFGPTTPEHQKQRPDPNTSFKTEYMSFPPPLQRSPLNTAKKTRPADRVNTSYTNNIRQLKSSKTAVAAKTELQETPPSSPSFAKCHSRAQEFDKESFSSVPDVDDPNTITKAFKAGRKASAQANLASRSRTPKNRRRRSKVHNKNGHDSDSASSTTDFGQQRAASSHHRDQNQMLLDKLTQEKLDSKTKLGRKRNDISSDASSDFSLFEALRETIYSEVATLISQNESRPHFLIELFHELQLLNTDYLRQRALYSLQDIVTKHLEVRSAAEDQPPRLGPVAWPACSQSELTPSQSLSTSDDEVVEKNLRHARDTKKRKEDADSVDDSNMSTSSNLEAFANDDLGNTVIHLDKALARIREYERMKLKAEFNPCNASAAGTSDAKHPPSTAAESTEGAAAGSVHCPQIDTQQLDRQIKAIMTEVIPFLKENMDEVCSLQLLTSVRRMVLKLTQQNDESKEFVHFFHRQLGGILQDSLSKFVGCTLKDCGEDLLVEISEILFNELAFFKLMQDLENSNSSKKATKQKRRVEGPSKPKRTPEENAVGSTEKSLCSAKTDEDKDQDETLMERSCGAPELYLQTKSNRSNDASENEDEEQGLEVLLSFSLSKAEIQALTSYGSGEDENEEEETEEFEAGPVEVQTSLQVSADGQVEQGAGSGEIQLENPKEESLENDGEANGLAGAVSSPLEENIGEESQIPAEEEKAAAAQRDSAPSPPQNVPRESTSTSSPDTDSPVLINVDEAGSGNTSHKSDEEDFVKVDDLPLQLTVMTEEELQKRIVEEQQNNNLSMEILSDHTELLTELVGNAQTLKQPESMDVQNAE; encoded by the exons ATGGCAACTGGAGGTCCTCCTTTTGATGACGGTGAAGAAGATCTGCACAACTGGACGGTAACCAGTTCCAGCCTGGATGATCGACTCAACAACATG GATTGGGGTGTCCAGCAAAAGAAAGCCAACCGATCTTcggataaaaataagaaaaagttgTCTGCAGCGGTGGTGGAAAGTCGCCTGACAAACGATATATCCCCAGAGTCCACCCCGGGGGCGGGCCGTCGGCGAGCTCACACTCCACATTCCTTTCCCCACATCAAATACACCACCCAAATGTCTGTACCTGATCAGGCTGAGCTGGAAAAACTGCGTCAAAGGATCAATTTCACAGACATGGACGAG AGGAGTATTGGCAGTGACTCTCAGGGGCGCGTCACAGCTGCCAACAACCAGCGGCAGTTTGCAGGAGAGGCCAAGAAACCCCACAACTTCTTACCCCTGCATGTAAACACTAACAAAAGCAAGGAGCTGCTCCACCCCTCCGCCTCTGCCCCCACCACCCCAGTGATTTCCAAGGAAGTCAAGAAGCAGAGTCCAGGACTCAGGGAGAAGTTAACTCCTCTGGTTCTGTCCAAAGAAGCTACCAGGCTGGGAAGCGGTGACAAAGAGAGAAGACTCCCGTCGCAGAGGGAATATGGAGGAGAGGATGTGAAATTAGACAGCAGCCAG GTGGTGAGCAAACTGGTCCAAATTCGGGACTACATCGGTAAGCTCAGCTCCGTGAGGGACGAGATGGTGGAAAAGAACGACGTGCCGGCAAAAGTGGAGCGTCTTTCTAGTTTCATTGAACACCTCCGGGAGAAGGAGAAGTCCTGCCTGCGTTTGTTACAGAAAATGCTG GCACAGGAGGTGGATGACTGTGATATGGGGACCTTGGAATCTGCTGTTGGTTCTGGTTCTCTGGCAGAAAGTGCTTCTGTGAACATTGAGGTTCTGTCTTCAGAGGTTTCCAATGCAGCA GACATCAGGCCAGAGGCTGCGAGTGCTGACCAAAGGGAGGAACTGGAGAACCTGCGTAAGCAGCACGAGCTGCTGAAGAAGATgctggagcagcaggagcagctccGAGCGCTGCAGGGCCGACAGGAAGCATTGATGGCTATGCAGCACAGCACAGAGCAGGCGCTTGCCTTGACTGAAGACAACg TCGTCACGGAAACCACCGGCAGTATATCAGGCTTAAGCATCACATCAGAACTGAATGAGGAGTTAAACGAGCTGATTCAGCGCTTTCACAACCAGCTTCACGACTCTCAG ACAAAAGCCGTGCCGGATAACCGTCGTCAGGCACAGAGTCTTTCGCTCTCCAGAGAGGTTTGTTGGTCCAGGTCTCCCCTAGCCGTGGGGGCCCCTCAGCACAGGCCCCTCCTCCACTCCGCCTCTGGCCCTCATGCCGGGTTGGACTCTGGAGCATCAGCTGCTAGCGCCAAACTGACCAAGCTCCAGGAGCTTCAAGACAAGAAGCAAACCATGGACAAGATTCTGAGAGAGCTACACTCCCTCCGAGACCAAACGTTAAATAACAACTCAT GTCGTGGCTCATCAGCACAGCATAGTCCAGGAGCTCAAGGGTCCTCAGAGTGTCcatcagctttattttctaaCGGGGCTTTGGCTTCCACCTCATTCCAGCCGTCATTCTCACAGCAGCAGGACGGCTCCAACTCCGCTGACAAGCTCAG GAAGTTAAAGGAGGTCCATAAGCGTCTGAATGAGCTGCGGGAATTAGTTCAGTACTACGAGCAGACCTCCGACATGATGGTGGATGCAGtcaatgaaaatgtgaaagatgctgatgaggaggaagatgagacagaggAAGGGTCGATTTTTGAGGCTACATTTGACTCAGAACAGGAAAATCAGGAACCTGTAACTAACATAAG AAACTCTCAGCGCAGCAGGAACTGGACAGACTTGAACAGTCTGGCTAATCGATGTAGCATCAGGGCTGCAACCAACAACCAGGACAGCAGACTCAACACTAACTGTGAGATCAACAACCGAACAGCAGCCAATCGCCACGCCCTGAACATCCCAGCTGCCATAG AATGCCAATACAACAGGGACATCCCTTATAGTGAAGTGAGAGATGACGATGGAGAAGAGGAGTGCGCTTGTAACGATGGAGCAGCGCGGGCGGTGGTTCCAGACAGCGTGTCGGAGTCCAGTCGGAGGAGCAGCCTCGGGAACGATGCCGGATTTCCCCAGAAAGTTCACCGGCAGTCAGCCAAACAGAAACTCCggcagctgcaggagctggtCGCCATGGTTCAG AGTGACGACACCGATGGAACCACTGCCAATGAGGATGAAGCTATGCACCAACAGCCAAATAATACCCGAGCAACATTCGGATCTGGATCCAAGCAGAGTCCAAGAGACCTCGCTTTCAGCAGCAAGGCCAG GGAGAAACTGTACGAAGAGAAGCTGCGTCAGCAGAAGGAGGAACTGAAGCAGCTCCACGAAGAACGCCAGAGACTCATAGAAATCCAGAACAAGATCCAGGATCTGCAGTGGGCTTGTCCTGACCTTCAG tCCTCTGTGTCCAGCACAGCCAGTCAGCAGGGTTTGCTGAGGAAAGCTCCAGTGATGGTCTCCACTCCCGCCGCCGTCAAAGTGACTTCTTCTGGACAGAAAACCAACTTGGCGGTTCTCAAACCGGCTGCTCCAGAGGCGCCTGCTGCGTCAGCCACGGACGATGGG CAGCTTTGGTCGGAAATGCGGCGGCGGCAGATCATGCGCGAGGACCTGCGGCAGCGCAGAAAGCACCTGGAGTCACTAATGGCAGAACATCAGAGGCGAAACGGTTTCGCGGACTCGTCCTGCCCCATTGAAGACCATGAAGAAAACGCTACACCCTCACTGTCTGTCAGCAGGGATGAAAG AACTATGGCCACTTGGGGTTCCAGTCCCTGCCACCTTGATAATAatgaagaggatgatgatgatggccaCGACGCTGGGGAAACAGACGAGTATCACTCAGAGTTGGgagcggaggaggaggacgaggaggaagaaGTAGAAGAATGCACAGAGAGCAGCTCTGATGACGACCTTCCCTTGTTCTCGCCGAACAGGAACCAGGGCTCCTACACCAACAAGGAAAACCAGGGAAG caaTCTAAAGCCTCCAGCTGCCTTTTCTGGCGAGAGCGACGTGCAGCTtcataacaaaacaaagacaaagccTCAGACCCGAAGCTTCAACCAGTCCTCAAGTCAGCATGGAGGCGTCCGCCGACAGGAGAACCTGCGCTGGGCCTCTGAGCTCTCGGTTGCAGAGGGAACGAGTCAGTGGAAGGAACAAGTCAACCACTTACAGAGACAGCTGGACTTCAGCTCCGGCATGTGTCAGACGCTCCTGCAGGACCAGCAG ACGCTGTCGTTTATGCTGCAGAGTCTGCTGACCGGTCAGTACAGCGTGCTGCCCAACAACCGCTCTTCTCCACAAGTCCAGCTGGTCATGCATCAGCTGAACCAGTGCTACACCCAGCTGGCCTGGCAGCAAAACAACATCCAAAG ACTAAAGCAGGTGCTGAATGATCTTCTGGGGCAGCAGCTGCCGccttcctcctcagcagcagCGTGGCAGACGCAGAAACGGGGATCAGCTCAAGAGTCCAGCTGTGGTCCCTCAGCCTCTCCTGGCGTTTCCCTGCCCTTCTCCTCCACACTGCATCCTTCAGCCAACAACATGCCAGCCCCTCCAATGTCCCCATTCCCTTCCA CTTTTACCTTATTCCCTCCATTCCCCTCTACCTTGGGTGGCTTCCTCCAAGAACCTTTTGGTCCGACCACTCCCGAACATCAGAAGCAGCGCCCGGACCCCAACACCTCCTTTAAAACCGAGTACATGAGCTTCCCTCCTCCACTGCAGCGCTCCCCCCTCAACACCGCCAAAAAAACCAG ACCAGCAGATCGAGTCAACACCTCCTACACGAACAACATCCGGCAGCTCAAGTCATCTAAAACGGCTGTCGCTGCTAAAACTGAGCTGCAGGAGACTCCTCCTTCCTCTCCTTCTTTTGCCAAATGCCACTCCAGAGCACAAGAGTTTGACAAGGAGAGCTTCAGCAGCGTACCAGACGTTGATGATCCCAACACAATAACAAAGGCTTTCAAGGCCGGCCGCAAAGCTTCTGCACAAGCCAATTTGGCTTCTCGAAGTAGGACTCCCAAGAACAGACGTCGGAGGAGCAAAGTTCACAACAAAAACg GTCATGACAGTGACAGTGCAAGTAGCACTACTGACTTtggccagcagagggcagcatcGTCTCATCACCGGGACCAGAATCAGATGCTTCTGGACAAACTGACGCAAGAAAAGCTGGACAGCAAGACGAAGCTCGGCAGAAAACGAAATGACATCTCCTCCG ATGCAAGCAGTGACTTCTCGCTGTTTGAAGCTCTTCGGGAGACCATCTACTCCGAAGTGGCCACGCTGATTTCCCAGAATGAGTCTCGGCCTCATTTTCTGATTGAGCTCTTCcatgagctgcagctcctcaacaCAGACTATCTCCGTCAGAGGGCGCTCTACTCTCTCCAG GACATAGTGACCAAGCACCTGGAAGTAAGGAGCGCCGCTGAAGACCAGCCTCCCCGCCTGGGTCCTGTGGCGTGGCCCGCCTGCTCTCAGTCCGAGCTCACGCCCAGTCAGAGTCTGTCCACCAGTGATGAC GAAGTGGTGGAGAAGAACTTAAGACACGCACGGGACACAAAGAAGAGGAAGGAGGACGCAGACTCTGTGGACGACAGCAACATGTCCACCTCCTCCAACTTGGAAGCTTTTGCAAATGATGACTtgg GAAACACAGTGATTCATTTAGACAAAGCTCTGGCAAGGATCAGAGAGTATGAGCGCATGAAGCTCAAAGCCGAATTTAACCCCTGCAATGCCAGCGCTGCAGGCACCTCTGATGCCAAGCATCCTCCTTCCACCGCCGCCGAGTCCACGGAAG gagctGCAGCCGGCAGCGTGCACTGCCCGCAGATAGACACCCAGCAGCTGGACCGACAGATCAAAGCCATCATGACAGAAGTCATTCCCTTTCTGAAG GAGAACATGGACGAGGTGTGCTCCCTTCAGCTCCTGACCTCTGTGCGGCGCATGGTTCTTAAACTCACTCAGCAAAATGATGAAAGCAAGGAGTTTGTCCACTTTTTCCACAGACAGCTGGGAGGAATACTACAG GACTCTCTTAGCAAATTTGTGGGATGCACACTAAAGGACTGCGGGGAGGACCTCCTGGTGGAGATTTCCGAGATCCTCTTTAATGAACTAGCCTTTTTCAAGCTCATGCAGGATTTGGAAAACAGCAATAGCTCCAAGAAGGCCACAAAACAGAAGAGAAGGGTTGAAGGTCCCAGTAAACCCAAACGGACTCCTGAG GAAAATGCAGTCGGCAGCACTGAGAAATCCCTTTGTTCTGCAAAAACCGATGAAGACAAg GATCAAGATGAGACGTTAATGGAAAGAAGCTGTGGAGCGCCGGAGCTTTACCTGCAGACGAAGAGCAACCGGAGCAATGATGCTTCAGAGAATGAGGATGAAGAGCAAGGACTGGAAGTACTTTTGTCATTCA GTCTCTCCAAAGCAGAGATTCAGGCTCTGACCAGCTATGGCAGTGGAGAAGATGAGAACGAAGAAGAGGAGACGGAAGAGTTTGAGGCTGGACCTGTAGAAGTCCAAACGTCCTTGCAGGTTTCGGCTGACGGGCAGGTGGAGCAG GGGGCCGGCAGCGGTGAAATCCAGCTAGAAAACCCAAAGGAGGAAAGTTTGGAGAATGACGGTG AGGCCAACGGATTGGCGGGAGCTGTGAGCTCCCCATTGGAGGAAAATATTGGCGAGGAAAGCCAGATTCCTGCTGAGGAGGAGAAAGCTGCTGCAGCACAGAGAGACTCTGCTCCCTCCCCACCTCAGAATGTCCCCCGGGAGTCAACAAGCACCAGTAGCCCCGACACAGACTCCCCCGTCCTTATCAATGTAGAT GAAGCAGGATCTGGCAACACGAGCCACAAGTCTGATGAGGAGGACTTTGTCAAGGTGGATGATCTGCCGCTGCAGCTGACGGTCATGACCGAG GAGGAGCTTCAGAAGCGAAtcgtggaggagcagcagaataACAACCTCTCCATGGAGATCCTCAGTGACCACACTGAACTGCTGACTGAGCTGGTGGGAAACGCACAGACACTAAAACAACCAG agagcATGGATGTCCAGAATGCAGAATGA